In Elusimicrobiota bacterium, a genomic segment contains:
- a CDS encoding MotA/TolQ/ExbB proton channel family protein: MPSDMGFQVGVKEVLASGGAPLASLILLSVYSIALIWERWRFYRRSLTGLKDYLGKVRKIIDEGNLSDAVSLSRSYRGLASAVVLTSLIGPTHREERKRYSQRAIDKAFSQLQARLSTLGTIASTAPFIGLFGTVIGVMRAFHDLASATGAGPGVVAIGISEALVCTAAGLFVAIPAVAAYNHFNQNSARFAEEMGWISEEILQHLAEKAKP, encoded by the coding sequence ATGCCAAGCGATATGGGCTTCCAGGTCGGCGTCAAGGAAGTATTGGCCTCGGGCGGAGCCCCCTTGGCCTCCCTCATTCTGCTCTCGGTCTATTCCATCGCCCTCATATGGGAGCGCTGGCGCTTCTACCGGCGGTCCCTGACGGGACTCAAGGATTATCTCGGGAAGGTGCGCAAGATCATAGACGAGGGGAATCTCTCCGACGCGGTGAGTTTGAGCCGCTCCTATAGGGGCCTGGCCTCCGCCGTGGTGCTCACAAGCCTCATCGGCCCCACTCACCGTGAAGAGCGCAAGCGCTATTCCCAGCGCGCCATCGACAAGGCCTTCTCACAGCTGCAGGCGCGCCTATCCACCTTGGGGACCATCGCGAGCACAGCGCCCTTCATCGGCCTCTTCGGCACCGTGATCGGCGTCATGCGCGCCTTCCATGATTTGGCCAGCGCGACCGGGGCCGGGCCCGGAGTCGTGGCCATAGGCATCTCCGAAGCGCTGGTCTGCACCGCGGCCGGGCTTTTCGTCGCCATTCCTGCCGTGGCCGCCTACAACCACTTCAACCAGAACTCGGCGCGCTTTGCCGAGGAAATGGGCTGGATTTCCGAGGAGATCCTCCAGCACCTGGCCGAGAAAGCCAAGCCTTGA